From Magnolia sinica isolate HGM2019 chromosome 13, MsV1, whole genome shotgun sequence, one genomic window encodes:
- the LOC131223247 gene encoding uncharacterized protein LOC131223247 isoform X1 — protein sequence MHRSGSTSRASDEFFVSMSPQIKGSPGFKAVEIDQLPTYNPLSDIGKKETSRLRSAESAVHIIPMVLIVCAVILWFFSRPAVDLGNKGDSVVASVTGLKTDRYGNQTASPLAIRKDDSHPLERLVDDDAERSSEKKSN from the exons ATGCATCGGTCGGGGAGCACGTCTCGAGCCTCCGATGAATTCTTCGTGAGCATGTCTCCACAAATCAAAGGATCGCCAGGCTTCAAGGCGGTCGAGATCGATCAGCTTCCGACGTACAATCCACTCTCTGACATCGGTAAGAAGGAGACTTCCCGCCTCAGATCAGCCGAAAGTGCGGTCCACATCATACCGATGGTTCTGATCGTATGCGCAGTCATCCTCTGGTTTTTCTCCCGCCCAG CAGTGGATCTGGGGAATAAGGGTGATTCAGTTGTTGCCAGCGTCACAGGGCTGAAAACTGACCGTTATGGCAATCAGACCGCATCGCCACTCGCCATTCGAAAGGATGATTCTCACCCATTAGAGCGGCTTGTGGATGATGATGCTGAAAGATCTTCTGAGAAAAAATCCAATTAA
- the LOC131223247 gene encoding uncharacterized protein LOC131223247 isoform X2, which yields MHRSGSTSRASDEFFVSMSPQIKGSPGFKAVEIDQLPTYNPLSDIGKKETSRLRSAESAVHIIPMVLIVCAVILWFFSRPVDLGNKGDSVVASVTGLKTDRYGNQTASPLAIRKDDSHPLERLVDDDAERSSEKKSN from the exons ATGCATCGGTCGGGGAGCACGTCTCGAGCCTCCGATGAATTCTTCGTGAGCATGTCTCCACAAATCAAAGGATCGCCAGGCTTCAAGGCGGTCGAGATCGATCAGCTTCCGACGTACAATCCACTCTCTGACATCGGTAAGAAGGAGACTTCCCGCCTCAGATCAGCCGAAAGTGCGGTCCACATCATACCGATGGTTCTGATCGTATGCGCAGTCATCCTCTGGTTTTTCTCCCGCCCAG TGGATCTGGGGAATAAGGGTGATTCAGTTGTTGCCAGCGTCACAGGGCTGAAAACTGACCGTTATGGCAATCAGACCGCATCGCCACTCGCCATTCGAAAGGATGATTCTCACCCATTAGAGCGGCTTGTGGATGATGATGCTGAAAGATCTTCTGAGAAAAAATCCAATTAA